The following are from one region of the Lacinutrix sp. Bg11-31 genome:
- a CDS encoding DUF456 domain-containing protein, with protein MDIFLTILGFLFMIIGLIGSFLPILPGPPLSWVGLLLLYLTDAIPDNWTFLGITLVIALLVFALDYVIPAIGAKRFGGTRAGMIGTTIGLIVGILAPIPGGIIIGPFVGALIGELSNKADSQTALKAAFGSFLGFITGTFIKFIVAIIYFGMFINLVWDYKNVIF; from the coding sequence ATGGATATCTTTTTAACCATTCTTGGCTTCCTTTTCATGATTATTGGACTTATTGGAAGTTTTCTTCCAATATTACCTGGACCTCCTTTAAGTTGGGTTGGTTTACTATTGCTTTATCTTACTGATGCTATACCAGATAACTGGACGTTTTTAGGGATTACATTAGTTATTGCATTACTAGTTTTTGCATTAGATTATGTTATTCCTGCAATAGGTGCGAAAAGGTTTGGAGGAACTAGAGCTGGAATGATTGGTACAACTATTGGGCTTATTGTTGGGATTTTAGCTCCAATTCCTGGAGGTATAATTATTGGGCCTTTTGTTGGTGCTCTTATAGGTGAATTATCTAACAAAGCAGATTCTCAAACGGCATTAAAAGCAGCTTTTGGATCTTTTCTAGGTTTTATTACAGGAACTTTTATAAAGTTTATTGTAGCAATAATATACTTTGGAATGTTTATTAATCTAGTTTGGGATTATAAAAACGTAATCTTTTAA
- a CDS encoding response regulator transcription factor — protein MAETTIKILMTDDHPMIIEGYQNTLLATKKESQNLIIDFATNCDESLELINKSISLGEFYTVYFFDISMPPSKDGKFKSGEDLAMYVREKSPRSKIVMLTMFNESYRIHHVINKINPEGFLIKSDLTSRELASGFQAVLNNPPFYSGTVNQSIKKTRFSNLEVDEVNHRILYLISRGIKNKDIAKEMGLSLSSIEKKKKLLKEIFKIEEGDEKTLIEKAKGYGFID, from the coding sequence ATGGCAGAAACAACCATTAAAATATTAATGACAGACGATCACCCAATGATTATTGAGGGTTATCAAAATACTCTGTTAGCAACAAAAAAAGAATCACAGAATCTTATTATAGATTTTGCTACAAACTGCGACGAATCTTTAGAATTAATTAATAAGTCTATTTCGCTTGGTGAGTTCTATACTGTTTACTTTTTTGATATTAGTATGCCTCCATCTAAAGATGGTAAATTTAAGTCTGGTGAAGATTTGGCAATGTATGTTAGAGAAAAATCGCCTAGATCTAAAATTGTAATGCTAACGATGTTCAATGAGTCTTATCGTATTCATCACGTAATAAATAAAATTAATCCAGAAGGATTTTTAATAAAAAGTGATTTAACTTCAAGAGAATTAGCAAGTGGTTTCCAGGCAGTTTTAAATAATCCACCTTTTTATAGTGGTACTGTAAACCAATCAATAAAAAAAACACGATTTAGTAATCTAGAAGTAGACGAGGTTAACCATCGTATTTTATATCTTATTTCTAGAGGTATTAAAAATAAAGATATTGCTAAAGAAATGGGACTTTCTTTAAGTAGTATAGAAAAGAAAAAGAAACTTTTAAAAGAAATATTTAAAATTGAAGAAGGTGACGAAAAAACACTAATTGAAAAAGCCAAAGGCTATGGTTTTATTGATTAA
- a CDS encoding tetratricopeptide repeat-containing sensor histidine kinase, with product MRYSIFFIPFFSVFFCFGQESSSNSTLDSILIFRNNSKNIDFTFEERIVYAKKAIDFSSFYAQDSTEIKSYKALSSVYLNQWDIEALKSVNFKILKLADKSRDTIASANANYILGFAYHDELRLDSAYFYYSKAVKQFKTLENTKSYLDVLINMSDIQHSERDYIGAEINAVSALKTLKNLPKTDENIELQWSRYNLIGIISGELKNFEKALEYHELAFIAIKGHPNEYFYRVYSKNNIASIYRRSGDYKQAVKLFNEILEDKSLKTRDSSSYANITANLGYSLFLSGNYNKETISALFKESFELTNVLNDKIAIMATSAYYSEFLQKENQKDSAKKYANLAYKIAKNTNTNDFIFQTLKIKSELEKDSSSIFLNEYIKFNDSLITAERSIRNKFARIDYETDVIIQEKEAISKQNLWLLIISIGLLLSIVFLYVIKTQREKNKELQLAQQQQEANEEIYNLMLSQQDKMDEARALEKKRISQEIHDGILGRLFGTRLSLDSLNMLNTEEAIVSRENYIKDLMEIEKDIRKVSHDLNTDFISHASFSDMISTLVETQCTAYNLNYKTKIAPEIKWDNLTNKTKIHIYRIVQESLQNIYKHAKAKLVNLTLQQEDNLISLCIIDDGVGYDKSKQKEGIGLKNIKSRVEAISGILEIASQINEGTTIKIKIPI from the coding sequence TTGAGATACTCAATTTTTTTTATTCCTTTTTTCTCTGTTTTTTTTTGTTTTGGACAAGAAAGCTCATCGAATAGTACTCTTGATTCTATTTTAATTTTTAGGAACAATTCTAAAAACATTGATTTCACTTTTGAAGAACGAATTGTTTATGCAAAAAAAGCAATAGATTTTTCTAGCTTTTATGCTCAAGACTCAACAGAAATTAAAAGTTATAAAGCATTATCTTCTGTTTATTTGAATCAATGGGATATAGAGGCACTTAAATCGGTTAATTTTAAAATTTTAAAATTAGCAGATAAGAGTAGAGATACTATAGCGTCTGCAAATGCAAATTATATTTTAGGTTTTGCTTATCACGACGAATTAAGATTGGATAGTGCATATTTTTATTATTCAAAAGCTGTTAAGCAATTTAAGACTTTAGAGAATACTAAAAGTTATTTAGACGTGTTGATTAATATGAGTGATATTCAACATTCTGAGCGTGATTATATTGGAGCGGAAATAAATGCAGTAAGTGCTTTAAAAACATTAAAGAATCTTCCTAAAACAGATGAAAATATTGAATTACAATGGTCTAGGTATAATTTAATTGGTATAATTTCTGGGGAGCTTAAAAATTTTGAGAAAGCACTAGAATATCACGAGTTAGCTTTTATCGCTATAAAAGGACATCCAAATGAATACTTTTATAGAGTTTACTCTAAGAATAATATAGCTTCTATTTACAGAAGATCAGGAGATTATAAACAAGCAGTAAAATTATTTAATGAAATATTAGAAGATAAAAGTTTGAAAACTCGAGATTCTTCAAGTTATGCTAACATTACAGCTAATTTGGGATACTCTCTATTTTTAAGTGGAAATTATAATAAAGAAACTATTAGTGCATTATTTAAAGAATCGTTTGAGCTAACAAATGTATTAAATGATAAAATAGCAATAATGGCTACTAGTGCTTATTATTCGGAATTTTTACAAAAGGAGAACCAAAAAGATTCAGCTAAAAAATATGCTAATTTGGCTTATAAAATAGCTAAGAATACAAATACAAACGACTTTATATTTCAGACATTAAAAATAAAATCGGAACTTGAAAAAGACTCTTCTAGTATATTTTTAAATGAATACATAAAGTTTAACGACAGTTTGATAACTGCCGAACGCTCCATAAGAAATAAATTCGCTAGAATAGATTACGAAACAGATGTAATAATACAAGAGAAAGAAGCAATTTCTAAACAAAACCTTTGGTTATTAATCATTTCTATAGGGCTCTTACTTTCTATAGTGTTTTTATATGTTATTAAGACACAGCGTGAGAAGAATAAAGAGCTCCAACTTGCGCAACAACAACAAGAAGCTAATGAGGAAATCTATAACCTTATGCTATCTCAGCAAGATAAAATGGATGAAGCTAGGGCTTTAGAGAAAAAACGAATTTCTCAAGAAATACACGATGGTATTTTAGGTAGATTGTTTGGTACTAGATTAAGTTTGGATAGTCTTAACATGTTGAATACAGAGGAAGCTATTGTTAGTCGAGAAAATTATATTAAAGACTTAATGGAGATTGAAAAAGATATTCGGAAAGTATCTCACGATTTGAATACCGATTTTATTTCGCATGCTAGTTTTTCTGATATGATAAGCACATTGGTCGAAACACAATGCACAGCTTACAATTTAAATTATAAAACTAAAATTGCTCCTGAAATAAAATGGGATAATTTAACCAATAAAACTAAAATTCATATTTATAGAATTGTACAAGAGTCACTTCAAAATATATACAAACACGCAAAAGCTAAACTTGTAAATTTAACATTGCAACAAGAGGATAATTTAATATCTTTATGCATAATAGATGATGGCGTTGGGTATGATAAATCGAAACAAAAAGAAGGTATAGGTTTAAAAAATATTAAATCTAGAGTCGAAGCCATTTCTGGAATACTAGAAATAGCAAGCCAAATTAATGAAGGCACGACAATAAAAATAAAAATTCCAATTTAA
- a CDS encoding DUF58 domain-containing protein has translation MNLQDELNKAGGFKNLEHLAKQVVEGFISGMHKSPFHGFSAEFAEHKIYNQGESTRHIDWKLFAKTDKLYTKRYDDETNLRCHIILDNSSSMHYPEIKNFAIDNLNKIAFSALAAASLMHILKKQRDAVGLSIYSDAYDFYSSEKGSERHHQMLLAQLSNAALSKSKNKQTETYQYLHQIAEKIHRRSLIFVFTDMFQTSTDEVKLFEALRHLKHNKHEVVLFHVFDRSKELAFDFDNKPRRFVDVETGEHINLHSDQVKANYEALVSGYFNELRIKCGQNRIKYVEADINKNFDAILTSYMLERQKFI, from the coding sequence ATGAATTTACAAGACGAATTAAATAAAGCAGGCGGATTTAAAAATCTTGAACACTTGGCAAAACAAGTTGTTGAAGGTTTTATTTCTGGTATGCATAAAAGCCCGTTTCATGGTTTTTCGGCAGAATTTGCTGAACATAAAATTTACAATCAAGGAGAAAGTACGCGTCATATAGATTGGAAACTCTTTGCAAAAACAGATAAGCTATACACTAAACGTTATGATGACGAAACAAATTTGCGTTGTCATATTATTTTAGATAATAGTAGTTCGATGCATTATCCTGAAATAAAAAATTTCGCAATAGATAATTTAAATAAAATTGCATTTTCTGCATTAGCAGCAGCTTCGTTAATGCATATTCTTAAGAAACAACGTGATGCTGTTGGTTTAAGTATTTATAGTGATGCTTACGATTTTTATTCTAGCGAAAAAGGAAGTGAGCGTCATCATCAAATGCTTTTAGCGCAGTTGAGTAATGCCGCTTTAAGCAAGTCTAAGAACAAGCAAACGGAAACATACCAATACTTACACCAAATAGCTGAGAAAATACACAGACGCTCTCTAATTTTTGTGTTTACAGATATGTTTCAGACCTCTACCGATGAGGTTAAGTTATTTGAAGCGCTAAGGCATTTAAAACATAATAAGCATGAAGTGGTGCTTTTTCATGTTTTTGATAGAAGTAAAGAACTTGCTTTTGATTTTGATAATAAGCCAAGGCGTTTTGTTGATGTTGAAACCGGAGAGCATATTAATTTGCATAGCGATCAGGTAAAAGCTAATTACGAAGCTTTAGTTAGTGGTTATTTTAATGAATTGCGTATAAAATGTGGTCAAAACCGTATTAAATATGTAGAAGCAGATATAAATAAAAATTTTGATGCGATCCTAACTAGTTATATGTTAGAGCGTCAAAAATTTATTTGA
- a CDS encoding ClpP family protease has product MSKITKAQDAIDSKLLDERKVFLWGMVDDKSAKHVIDRLMYLDSLETKDITLYINSPGGYVTSGFAMYDTIKSLKSDVSTVCTGLAASMGSILLSVGTKGKRFIQPHARVMIHQPSGGARGQASDIEITAKEIVKTKELSAKILADNCGKTYEEVMKDFNRDHWMGADESLDYGIVDGIIE; this is encoded by the coding sequence ATGAGCAAAATAACAAAAGCGCAAGACGCAATAGATAGTAAATTACTAGACGAAAGAAAAGTGTTTCTTTGGGGAATGGTAGATGATAAGAGTGCAAAGCACGTTATCGATAGATTAATGTATTTAGATAGTTTAGAAACTAAAGACATTACTTTATATATTAATAGTCCAGGAGGTTATGTAACGTCTGGATTTGCAATGTACGATACTATTAAATCTTTAAAAAGTGATGTGTCTACTGTATGTACAGGTTTGGCGGCTTCTATGGGATCGATTTTATTGTCGGTTGGAACTAAAGGAAAACGTTTTATCCAACCTCATGCACGTGTGATGATTCATCAGCCAAGTGGTGGAGCTCGTGGACAAGCAAGTGATATTGAAATTACTGCTAAAGAGATTGTAAAAACAAAAGAATTAAGTGCTAAGATTTTAGCAGATAATTGTGGGAAAACGTATGAGGAAGTAATGAAAGATTTTAATCGTGACCATTGGATGGGAGCAGATGAGTCTTTAGATTATGGAATTGTAGATGGTATTATAGAATAA
- the trxA gene encoding thioredoxin, translating to MALEITDANFEETVLKSDKPVVVDFWAAWCGPCRMVGPIIDQISDEYEGKAIVGKLDVDANQEFAAKYGVRNIPTVLVFQNGEVVGRQVGVAPKTAYAEAIDALL from the coding sequence ATGGCATTAGAAATCACAGATGCAAATTTTGAAGAAACAGTATTAAAGAGCGATAAGCCAGTAGTAGTTGACTTTTGGGCAGCTTGGTGTGGACCTTGTAGAATGGTTGGGCCAATTATTGATCAAATTAGCGATGAGTACGAAGGTAAAGCTATTGTAGGTAAATTAGACGTAGATGCAAATCAAGAATTTGCAGCAAAATACGGTGTAAGAAACATACCTACAGTATTAGTATTCCAAAACGGAGAAGTTGTTGGAAGACAAGTAGGTGTTGCACCTAAAACTGCATATGCTGAAGCTATCGACGCTTTACTATAG
- the dnaE gene encoding DNA polymerase III subunit alpha — MYLIFDTETTGLPKRWDAPYTDTDNWPRCIQIAWQLHDEMGNCVESEDYLVKPEGFNIPYDAEKIHGISTELAQEQGVALSEVLEKFNIALGKTKFVVGQNVKFDLNIMGAEFVRGDVANQLQELPVLDTCTEHTAKLCELPGGRYGKFKLPTLTELHQYLFNQPFGEAHNATADVEATTRCFLELIRRQQYTKEQLDVELDYFKNFSEANPQPIKLIGLKHINLKKESAKINERLQKAQAVDLSSDEIKENIADLQSVDFVHLHNHSQFSVLQSTMSVADLITVAAQHGMPAVALTDHANMMGAFHFVNAANKHNKGVEAKIKEAELLGNTTSAKKIKPIIGCEFFVCEDHLDKSRKDNGYQIVLMAKNKNGYHNLAKLSSHAYVSGFYYLPRIDKKLIEEYKEDLICLTGNLYGEVPSKVLNVGENQAEEALIWWRDTFKDDLYVELMRHDQEDENRVNPVLIKLARKHNIKLVASNNTYYAKQSDANAHDILLCVKEGEKQATPIGRGRGYRYGLPNQEYYFKSGEAMKNIFKDVPEAISNIQEVVDKIEGYQLARDVLLPAFDIPEQFVHVEDTTDGGKRGENAFLRHLTYVGAKKRYGEELSEEVVERLDFELSVIEKTGYPGYFLIVEDFIREARKMDVSVGPGRGSAAGSVVAYCLWITNIDPLLYNLLFERFLNPDRVSMPDIDIDFDDEGRSRVMDYVIDKYGSSQVAQIITYGTMAAKSSIRDTARVLDLPLFDADRIAKLIPTMSKLGKIFGLSEKELGSKFRAEDLEKINELINISEGNDLQAETVNLARSLEGSVRNTGIHACGVIITPDDITKFVPVALAKDSDLYVTQFDNSVVEDAGLLKMDFLGLKTLTLIKDTVKIVKAKHDILLDPDTFPLDDEETYALFQRGETVGVFQYESPGMQKHLKDLKPTVFDDLIAMNALYRPGPMEYIPSFVKRKHGDEDIEYDLPAMEEYLKETYGITVYQEQVMLLSQKLADFTKGEADVLRKAMGKKQIAVLDKMKPKFIEQASAKGHDPKKLEKIWKDWEAFASYAFNKSHSTCYAWIAYQTAYLKAHYPAEYMAAVLSNNMNDIKQVTFFMEECKRMKLPVLGPDVNESYYKFSVNKDNAVRFGMGAIKGVGHGAVMTIVNNRKEDGPYLSIFDISKRIDLRAANKKAFENLALAGGFDCFEDVHRAQYFQKEGSDLTFLEKAIKYGAKHQENENSSQVSLFGGASDVQIDEPLVPPCETWGTMEKLAQEREVVGVYISGHPLDDFKTEMKSFCTGTIAYFNNLAEHVNKDITFGGVVTDVQHRVSKQGKGWALFTIEDYTDTFEFRIFGEDYLKHRPFLLQNTFVHVKSFVRDGWVNRDTGKKSDPRLQFNSFQLLHDVMDKYVRKLSIQLNIKELDSDKIRNLKDLISMHPGNHLLDFVVYDNREQIKLEMPSRRQKVKVSQELLSALDEDQVLYKLNS, encoded by the coding sequence ATGTATTTAATATTCGATACTGAAACAACAGGTTTACCTAAACGTTGGGACGCACCATATACAGATACAGATAATTGGCCTAGATGTATACAAATTGCATGGCAATTGCATGACGAGATGGGAAACTGTGTCGAGAGTGAGGATTATTTAGTGAAACCAGAAGGTTTTAATATTCCTTATGATGCTGAGAAAATTCATGGTATTTCTACGGAATTAGCCCAAGAACAAGGTGTTGCTTTGTCTGAAGTTTTAGAGAAATTTAATATAGCATTAGGGAAAACCAAATTTGTAGTTGGACAAAATGTAAAGTTCGATTTAAATATTATGGGTGCTGAGTTTGTGCGTGGAGACGTTGCAAATCAGCTTCAAGAATTACCGGTTTTAGATACCTGTACAGAGCATACAGCAAAATTATGTGAACTTCCTGGAGGACGCTATGGTAAATTTAAATTACCAACATTAACAGAGTTACATCAATATTTATTTAATCAACCATTTGGAGAAGCGCATAATGCAACAGCAGATGTCGAGGCAACAACACGTTGTTTTTTAGAGTTAATTAGAAGACAACAATACACGAAAGAGCAACTTGATGTTGAGTTAGATTATTTCAAGAATTTCTCTGAAGCGAATCCACAACCTATAAAATTAATAGGTTTAAAGCACATTAACCTTAAAAAGGAAAGTGCTAAAATTAATGAGAGATTACAAAAAGCTCAAGCGGTCGATCTGTCTTCCGATGAGATAAAAGAGAATATAGCAGACTTACAATCTGTAGACTTTGTGCATTTGCACAATCATTCGCAGTTTTCGGTATTGCAATCAACAATGAGTGTTGCAGATTTAATTACTGTTGCTGCGCAACATGGAATGCCTGCAGTTGCCTTAACAGATCATGCAAACATGATGGGCGCTTTTCACTTTGTTAATGCAGCAAATAAACATAATAAAGGTGTTGAAGCAAAAATAAAAGAAGCTGAGTTGTTGGGAAATACAACTTCGGCTAAAAAAATAAAGCCAATTATTGGTTGTGAGTTTTTTGTTTGTGAAGACCATCTAGATAAAAGCCGAAAAGATAATGGTTATCAGATTGTTTTAATGGCCAAAAATAAAAATGGTTATCATAATCTAGCAAAATTATCATCGCACGCTTATGTAAGTGGATTTTATTATTTACCAAGAATTGATAAAAAACTTATTGAAGAATACAAAGAGGACTTAATCTGTTTAACAGGAAACTTGTATGGAGAAGTGCCAAGTAAAGTTTTAAATGTAGGAGAAAACCAAGCAGAAGAAGCTTTAATTTGGTGGAGAGACACTTTTAAAGACGATTTGTATGTTGAGTTAATGCGCCATGATCAGGAAGATGAAAACCGTGTTAATCCAGTATTAATAAAACTCGCTAGAAAACATAATATAAAACTTGTAGCATCTAATAATACATACTACGCAAAGCAAAGCGATGCGAATGCGCACGATATTTTATTGTGTGTAAAAGAAGGTGAAAAACAAGCAACACCAATTGGTCGTGGTCGTGGTTATCGTTACGGTTTGCCAAACCAAGAATACTATTTCAAGTCTGGTGAAGCCATGAAAAACATCTTTAAAGATGTGCCAGAAGCAATAAGTAATATTCAAGAAGTAGTAGATAAAATTGAAGGTTATCAACTAGCTAGAGATGTTTTATTACCTGCTTTCGATATTCCTGAACAGTTTGTTCACGTAGAGGATACAACTGATGGTGGAAAACGTGGAGAGAACGCATTTTTAAGACACTTAACTTATGTAGGTGCTAAAAAGCGTTATGGTGAGGAGCTCTCTGAAGAAGTTGTAGAACGACTTGATTTCGAGTTAAGTGTTATTGAAAAAACGGGATATCCAGGTTACTTTTTAATTGTTGAAGATTTTATTCGCGAAGCACGAAAAATGGATGTTTCGGTTGGACCAGGTCGTGGATCTGCAGCTGGATCCGTAGTTGCTTATTGCTTGTGGATTACCAATATTGATCCTTTATTATACAATTTGCTTTTTGAGCGTTTCTTGAATCCGGATCGTGTAAGTATGCCAGATATTGATATCGATTTTGATGATGAAGGTAGAAGTCGTGTTATGGATTATGTAATCGATAAGTACGGAAGTAGCCAGGTAGCACAGATTATTACTTATGGAACAATGGCTGCAAAGTCATCGATTAGAGATACTGCTCGTGTTCTAGATTTACCACTTTTTGATGCAGATAGGATTGCGAAGTTAATTCCAACAATGTCAAAGTTGGGTAAGATTTTTGGTTTATCTGAAAAGGAATTAGGAAGTAAATTTAGAGCTGAAGATTTAGAAAAAATAAACGAGCTTATAAATATTTCTGAAGGGAATGATTTGCAAGCCGAAACCGTAAACCTCGCAAGATCACTTGAAGGTTCGGTAAGAAACACAGGAATTCATGCTTGTGGTGTAATTATTACACCAGACGATATTACTAAGTTCGTGCCAGTAGCATTGGCAAAAGATTCCGATTTATATGTTACCCAATTTGATAACTCCGTAGTTGAAGATGCAGGTTTGTTGAAGATGGATTTCTTGGGATTAAAAACACTGACTTTAATTAAAGATACCGTAAAAATTGTAAAAGCAAAACACGATATTTTATTAGATCCAGATACCTTTCCGTTGGATGATGAAGAGACTTATGCGTTATTTCAAAGAGGAGAAACTGTTGGAGTATTCCAGTATGAATCTCCCGGAATGCAGAAGCATCTTAAAGATTTAAAGCCTACGGTTTTCGACGATTTAATTGCCATGAATGCATTGTATCGTCCAGGACCAATGGAATATATTCCAAGTTTCGTAAAAAGGAAACATGGAGATGAAGATATTGAGTACGATTTACCAGCAATGGAAGAGTACTTAAAAGAAACCTATGGAATTACCGTTTACCAAGAGCAAGTAATGCTACTGTCGCAAAAACTAGCAGATTTTACCAAAGGTGAAGCCGATGTTTTGCGTAAGGCCATGGGTAAAAAGCAGATTGCAGTACTTGATAAAATGAAACCAAAATTTATCGAGCAAGCAAGTGCTAAAGGTCATGACCCTAAAAAACTTGAGAAAATTTGGAAGGATTGGGAAGCCTTTGCGAGTTATGCGTTTAACAAGTCTCACTCTACTTGCTATGCTTGGATTGCATACCAAACTGCGTATTTAAAAGCGCACTATCCTGCAGAATATATGGCTGCTGTATTGTCTAATAATATGAACGATATTAAGCAGGTAACTTTCTTTATGGAAGAGTGTAAACGTATGAAATTACCTGTGCTTGGACCAGATGTAAACGAGAGTTACTATAAGTTCTCAGTAAATAAAGATAATGCTGTACGTTTTGGAATGGGAGCAATAAAAGGTGTTGGTCATGGTGCAGTAATGACGATTGTAAATAATAGAAAAGAAGATGGACCGTATCTATCTATTTTTGATATTTCTAAACGAATAGATTTAAGGGCCGCAAATAAAAAAGCGTTTGAAAACCTTGCTTTGGCAGGCGGATTCGATTGTTTTGAAGATGTACATCGCGCACAATACTTTCAAAAAGAAGGTAGCGATTTAACCTTCTTGGAAAAAGCTATTAAATATGGTGCAAAGCATCAAGAAAACGAAAATTCCTCTCAGGTTAGTTTATTTGGAGGCGCAAGTGATGTGCAAATAGACGAACCGCTAGTTCCGCCATGTGAAACTTGGGGGACTATGGAGAAATTAGCACAAGAACGAGAAGTTGTTGGTGTCTATATTTCAGGGCATCCTTTAGATGATTTTAAAACCGAAATGAAGAGTTTTTGTACTGGGACGATTGCTTATTTTAATAATTTAGCAGAACATGTAAATAAAGATATCACTTTTGGAGGTGTGGTTACAGATGTGCAGCATCGTGTAAGTAAACAAGGAAAAGGTTGGGCGTTATTTACGATTGAAGATTATACAGATACGTTTGAATTTAGAATTTTTGGAGAAGACTATTTAAAACACCGTCCATTTTTATTACAAAACACTTTTGTGCACGTTAAGAGTTTTGTGCGAGACGGTTGGGTAAATAGAGATACTGGTAAAAAGAGCGATCCTAGATTGCAGTTTAATAGTTTTCAGTTGTTGCATGATGTTATGGATAAGTATGTTAGAAAACTATCTATACAGTTAAATATTAAAGAATTGGATTCTGATAAAATTAGAAATTTAAAAGACTTAATATCGATGCATCCAGGCAATCATTTACTTGATTTTGTGGTCTATGATAATAGAGAACAAATAAAATTAGAAATGCCAAGTAGAAGGCAGAAAGTAAAAGTATCTCAAGAATTATTGAGTGCTTTGGATGAAGACCAAGTGCTTTATAAGTTGAATTCTTAA
- a CDS encoding DUF6252 family protein has product MKKIIVLILVTFTFFGCAEDIEFNTPSFQGEKDGNLWEAVTYKANVNSLGELTIVASDNFETITLEVNSLTLGAHDVTEAVSSGSIVDIDEVLYSSNNFPDPSVQLYPAAGVIDLKEVSVEGGYVSGEFYFNAFNSSGLTSVNINKGFFHKVPLVGVAIGSGGIDVPCATASAVVAATLINYNSVSPGDANFVDVCNAYKTALTTQKTACGDDDGSIQASIDGLSCI; this is encoded by the coding sequence ATGAAAAAAATTATTGTTTTAATTCTAGTAACTTTTACCTTTTTTGGCTGCGCAGAAGATATAGAATTTAATACACCATCCTTTCAAGGAGAAAAAGACGGCAACTTATGGGAAGCTGTAACATATAAAGCTAATGTTAATAGTTTAGGCGAATTAACAATTGTAGCTTCAGATAATTTTGAAACTATTACTTTGGAAGTTAATTCGTTAACTTTAGGAGCACATGATGTAACAGAAGCAGTTTCATCAGGTTCTATAGTGGATATTGATGAGGTTTTATATTCTTCAAACAATTTTCCAGATCCAAGCGTTCAATTATACCCAGCAGCTGGAGTGATAGATTTAAAAGAAGTGAGTGTTGAAGGTGGTTATGTTTCTGGAGAATTTTATTTCAATGCATTTAATAGTTCAGGATTAACTTCAGTAAATATAAATAAAGGATTTTTTCATAAAGTACCTTTAGTTGGAGTAGCTATTGGTTCAGGAGGAATTGATGTGCCTTGTGCTACAGCGTCAGCAGTAGTAGCTGCAACTTTAATTAACTACAATAGTGTTTCTCCTGGAGATGCTAACTTTGTTGATGTGTGTAATGCGTACAAAACAGCGCTTACAACACAAAAAACAGCTTGTGGTGATGATGATGGTTCTATACAAGCAAGTATTGACGGTTTAAGTTGTATATAA
- a CDS encoding 30S ribosomal protein S16: MPVKIRLQRHGKKGKPYYWIVAADARAKRDGKYLEKLGAYNPNTNPATIELDIDGAVKWLQNGAQPTDTAKALLSYKGALLKNHLAGGVRKGALTEEQAEKKFATWLEEKGGKVDAKKDGLSKAEADVKAKAFAAEKAANEARIAAAAPVVEEEAPAEEAATNEEEE; the protein is encoded by the coding sequence ATGCCTGTAAAAATAAGATTACAAAGACATGGTAAGAAAGGGAAACCTTATTACTGGATCGTAGCAGCAGATGCTCGCGCGAAAAGAGATGGTAAATACCTAGAGAAATTAGGTGCTTACAATCCAAACACTAATCCTGCAACTATCGAATTAGATATTGATGGAGCAGTAAAATGGCTACAGAATGGTGCACAACCAACTGATACAGCCAAAGCATTATTATCTTACAAAGGTGCTTTATTGAAAAATCACCTTGCTGGTGGTGTTCGTAAAGGTGCTTTAACTGAAGAGCAAGCTGAGAAGAAATTCGCTACTTGGTTAGAAGAAAAAGGTGGTAAAGTAGATGCTAAAAAAGATGGTTTATCTAAAGCGGAAGCTGATGTTAAAGCAAAAGCATTTGCAGCTGAAAAAGCAGCTAACGAAGCAAGAATCGCAGCAGCTGCTCCAGTTGTTGAAGAGGAAGCTCCAGCTGAAGAAGCAGCAACAAACGAAGAAGAAGAATAG